A stretch of Arachis hypogaea cultivar Tifrunner chromosome 15, arahy.Tifrunner.gnm2.J5K5, whole genome shotgun sequence DNA encodes these proteins:
- the LOC112751519 gene encoding uncharacterized protein: MMLRSSTRASLRFFRQYTQLGNVDYAIWFVDHMDNMGYQPDNHSFGAIINGLCKIGKTPAAIMILRKTETRNCKPSVDVAGYNAILDSLCKDGMVSEALSLFSEMTTKGIQPSTITYNRLIQGLCTFSRWQEAASLLSERKQKGIMPDTHTFNILVDALCKEGKISSARAILGQMVRMGEEPSVVTYNSMIAGYCCQNQMEEAMKVFDLMVHKGCLPDDNTYTTLIHGWCKIKRIDNAIYLLDEMINKGLNLSVMTWNTLIYGFCKVGKPLAAKELFFTMHKFGQHPNLQSCATILDGLFKCHLFSDAISLFREMETNNLDLNIVIYNVVLDGMCNTRKLNDACELFSCLPAKGLKPDLYTYGIMIQGLCREGLVVDAEELLMNMEEDGCLPDSCTYNVFVQGLLRSNDVPRSIKYLQIMKDKGFAADATTMELLVDYISAHKEENAFLEFAQKIV, translated from the exons ATGATGTTGCGTTCTTCAACAAGAGCTTCTCTGCGTTTCTTTCGGCAGTATACTCAATTAG GCAATGTGGATTATGCTATTTGGTTTGTTGACCACATGGATAACATGGGATATCAACCCGACAACCACTCGTTTGGAGCAATCATAAATGGATTGTGCAAGATTGGCAAAACCCCTGCTGCCATTATGATTCTAAGGAAGACAGAAACAAGAAACTGCAAACCAAGTGTTGATGTTGCAGGTTATAACGCAATTCTGGATAGTCTTTGCAAGGATGGGATGGTATCTGAGGCTTTGAGTCTATTCTCGGAAATGACAACGAAAGGTATACAACCCTCTACGATCACTTACAATCGCTTGATTCAAGGACTCTGTACTTTCAGCAGATGGCAAGAGGCTGCGTCTTTACTGAGCGAGAGGAAACAAAAGGGAATTATGCCCGATACACATACTTTCAATATTTTGGTGGATGCTCTTTGTAAAGAGGGAAAGATTTCAAGTGCTAGAGCCATACTTGGTCAAATGGTTCGAATGGGAGAGGAGCCTAGCGTTGTCACCTATAACTCAATGATTGCTGGTTATTGTTGCCAAAATCAAATGGAGGAGGCCATGAAAGTATTTGATTTGATGGTTCACAAGGGATGCCTACCAGACGACAACACTTATACTACGTTAATCCATGGATGGTGCAAGATCAAAAGGATTGATAATGCTATTTATCTCTTGGATGAAATGATCAATAAAGGTTTAAATCTGAGTGTTATGACTTGGAATACTCTTATCTATGGATTTTGCAAAGTGGGGAAACCGTTAGCTGCTAAAGAATTGTTTTTTACAATGCACAAGTTTGGTCAACATCCTAATCTACAGAGCTGTGCCACTATATTGGATGGCCTATTCAAATGCCATTTGTTTTCTGACGCAATATCATTATTTAGAGAGATGGAGACGAATAATTTGGATCTTAATATTGTAATTTACAACGTGGTGCTCGATGGGATGTGCAATACTAGAAAACTAAATGATGCGTGTGAACTCTTCTCTTGTCTTCCAGCAAAAGGCTTGAAACCTGATCTATATACTTATGGAATAATGATCCAAGGTCTATGTAGGGAAGGACTTGTGGTTGATGCTGAAGAGTTACTGATGAATATGGAAGAGGATGGCTGCTTGCCAGATAGCTGCACATATAATGTCTTTGTCCAAGGATTACTGCGTAGCAATGATGTGCCAAGGTcaataaaatatcttcagattaTGAAAGACAAAGGTTTTGCAGCAGATGCCACCACCATGGAATTGCTTGTAGATTATATCTCTGCTCACAAAGAAGAGAATGCTTTTCTGGAATTTGCACAGAAAATTGTTTGA
- the LOC112751520 gene encoding miraculin, translated as MMRTLLSFSLLFALCTQPLLGEAQTNPGGPISQPVKDTSGNNVRAGADYFIRPVTTTPAICRRPGCGTGFALASTTPNKTCPLNVVVVGGNGQPVKFTPVSPNKDGVITTATDLNVRFDVKTNCTESTVWRLQSDGSTGKRIVSTGGVIGNPGKNTLNNWFKILKDGNDYSLQFCPTVCNTCRPACGNIGVVQDSNGNVLVGISDQPYKIRFQKSS; from the coding sequence ATGATGAGAACACtcctttccttttctcttctttttgctttatgCACCCAACCCTTACTTGGTGAAGCTCAAACCAACCCTGGTGGCCCAATAAGTCAGCCAGTGAAGGACACAAGTGGCAATAATGTCCGGGCCGGCGCGGACTATTTTATCCGGCCGGTCACAACAACCCCAGCCATTTGTCGCCGGCCGGGATGTGGCACTGGCTTTGCCCTTGCATCGACAACACCAAACAAGACCTGCCCCCTCAACGTTGTGGTCGTAGGGGGCAACGGCCAACCGGTGAAATTCACACCGGTTAGCCCTAACAAGGACGGTGTCATTACAACCGCTACTGACTTGAACGTCAGATTTGATGTCAAGACGAATTGCACGGAGTCCACGGTGTGGAGGCTACAAAGTGATGGCTCAACCGGAAAAAGGATTGTGAGCACTGGTGGTGTTATAGGAAACCCTGGAAAGAACACACTTAACAATTGGTTCAAGATTTTGAAGGATGGTAATGATTACAGCCTTCAATTCTGCCCTACGGTTTGCAATACTTGTAGGCCAGCTTGTGGGAACATTGGTGTGGTTCAAGATAGTAATGGGAACGTTCTTGTTGGTATCTCTGATCAACCATACAAAATTCGGTTCCAGAAATCTTCCTAA
- the LOC112751522 gene encoding kunitz trypsin inhibitor 5-like, translated as MKSIILLLIIPFAFCTQFLLGEADPSPEQVVDTEGKKVRAGIEYYIRPVPTTPCDGRGPCVVGSGFVLVARSANETCPLNVVVVEGFRGQAVIFTPVNPKKGVIRVSTDVNIKTNLTTICTESTVWKLDDFDSSSGQWFVTTGGVVGNPGKDTISNWFKIEKYDDDYKLVFCPTVCDFCKPLCKNVGVFVDSNGNRRVALTDQPYKVRFQPSS; from the coding sequence ATgaaatcaataattttattattgatcATTCCTTTTGCTTTCTGTACTCAATTTTTGTTAGGCGAAGCGGATCCTTCGCCTGAACAAGTGGTTGATACAGAAGGCAAAAAGGTTCGAGCCGGCATAGAATATTACATCCGGCCGGTTCCTACGACTCCTTGCGACGGTCGCGGACCATGTGTGGTTGGTAGCGGGTTTGTTCTCGTAGCACGGTCAGCAAACGAGACTTGTCCTCTAAATGTTGTTGTGGTGGAAGGTTTTCGAGGTCAAGCAGTGATATTTACACCGGTTAACCCTAAGAAAGGCGTTATTAGGGTTTCCACCGATGTGAACATAAAGACCAACTTGACAACAATTTGTACCGAGTCAACGGTGTGGAAGCTTGATGACTTTGATTCTTCAAGTGGACAATGGTTTGTTACAACCGGTGGTGTGGTAGGAAACCCCGGCAAAGACACAATTAGCAATTGGTTTAAGATTGAGAAGTATGATGATGATTACAAGCTTGTGTTTTGCCCCACGGTGTGTGATTTTTGCAAGCCACTTTGCAAGAATGTTGGTGTGTTCGTGGATAGCAATGGAAACCGCCGTGTAGCTCTCACCGATCAGCCATACAAAGTTCGGTTCCAGCCATcgtcttaa
- the LOC112751523 gene encoding miraculin-like translates to MNTTFMAFLFLFIFSITKPMLGSAGGAPEQVVDTSGKIVRAGINYHFVPASRNVIGGLSFTSIGIFTCPLSVIFANDSKGLPLVFTPVNSKKGVVRVNTDLNINFAYGDSMCPQSTVWNVGSRDNSTGQRFLTIDGVIGNPGRETVANWFKIRKYENGYKLVYCPSVCKDCYYKCSDIGIYVDQFGNKRLALSNVPYKVWFQLV, encoded by the coding sequence ATGAACACAACATTTATGGCATTCttgttcctttttattttctcGATTACAAAACCAATGTTAGGTTCAGCCGGTGGTGCACCGGAACAAGTGGTTGACACATCCGGCAAGATCGTTCGAGCCGGTATAAATTACCATTTTGTCCCTGCTTCTCGGAATGTAATAGGTGGCCTTTCCTTCACTAGCATAGGTATATTCACATGTCCTCTTTCTGTTATATTTGCCAATGACTCGAAAGGCCTACCATTGGTGTTTACCCCAGTTAACTCTAAGAAAGGCGTTGTTCGTGTCAACACAGATCTCAACATTAACTTCGCATACGGCGATTCGATGTGTCCTCAGTCCACAGTGTGGAATGTTGGCAGCCGTGATAACTCGACCGGACAGAGGTTTTTGACCATCGACGGCGTTATCGGAAACCCTGGTAGAGAAACTGTTGCTAATTGGTTCAAGATTAGGAAGTATGAGAATGGTTATAAGCTAGTTTATTGTCCAAGTGTGTGCAAAGATTGTTACTATAAGTGTAGTGATATAGGGATATATGTGGACCAATTTGGTAATAAGCGTTTAGCTCTTAGCAATGTTCCATACAAAGTTTGGTTCCAACTTGTTTGA
- the LOC112751524 gene encoding miraculin: MTLLALVLVIAFSTNSLLGAASPAPEQVVDTNGKKVRSGVNYYIVPASNPYAGIAVTVSKINQTCPLNVVAGDYSNGPLPLHFLPVNEKKDVIRVNTDLNIHFTEMGDECPESPVWMLKDYDPSSDAETLVTLGGELGNPGKETLMDWFKIEKHEDAYKLFYCPNVYYESYGCSDIGISEDAFGNKRLALTNVPYKVRFQPA; this comes from the coding sequence atgacatTGCTAGCGTTGGTCCTTGTCATTGCCTTCAGCACAAACTCACTTCTCGGAGCAGCTTCTCCTGCCCCGGAGCAAGTGGTTGACACCAACGGCAAAAAGGTCCGATCCGGTGTCAATTACTATATTGTCCCTGCTTCTAACCCTTACGCGGGTATCGCCGTCACGGTTTCGAAAATCAACCAAACTTGTCCATTAAATGTTGTAGCTGGGGACTATTCCAATGGTCCCTTACCCTTGCATTTTTTACCGGTTAACGAGAAAAAAGACGTTATTCGTGTCAACACTGATCTCAACATTCACTTCACAGAAATGGGTGATGAATGTCCGGAATCACCGGTGTGGATGCTTAAGGACTATGATCCTTCTTCGGATGCAGAAACCTTGGTGACCCTTGGAGGTGAATTGGGAAACCCTGGAAAAGAGACACTTATGGATTGGTTCAAGATTGAGAAGCACGAGGATGCATATAAATTGTTCTATTGTCCGAATGTGTACTATGAAAGTTATGGATGCAGTGATATAGGGATATCTGAGGATGCATTTGGAAATAAACGTCTTGCTCTCACTAATGTTCCATACAAAGTTCGATTCCAACCTGCTTGA
- the LOC112747258 gene encoding miraculin-like, with translation MKITLFLSLLVVLAIALSTKPLPGAAAYAPEPVLDTSGKKVRTNVAYNVIPASYPYVGGVSIGSVNQTCPFYVVGGDSSNGPLPLYLSPVNEKKGVIRVHTDLNIYFLDPGTDEVCSDSSVWMLKDYDSSATQKFVTLGGAMGNPGKETLADWFKIEKYEDAYKFYYCPNVYYDGSYPCSDIGISEDEYGNKRLTLSDVPYKVWFQHA, from the coding sequence ATGAAGATCACATTATTTCTATCATTATTGGTTGTCCTTGCCATTGCCTTGAGCACAAAGCCACTTCCCGGGGCAGCTGCGTATGCCCCGGAGCCAGTGCTCGACACCTCCGGCAAAAAGGTCCGAACTAATGTCGCTTATAATGTTATTCCTGCTTCGTACCCTTATGTCGGAGGTGTTTCAATTGGCAGTGTTAATCAAACATGTCCATTTTACGTTGTAGGCGGAGATTCTTCCAATGGTCCCCTGCCATTATATCTTTCACCCGTTAATGAGAAGAAAGGCGTTATTCGTGTTCACACTGATCTCAATATTTACTTCTTGGACCCGGGAACCGATGAAGTATGTTCCGATTCATCGGTGTGGATGCTTAAGGATTATGATTCTTCGGCCACACAAAAGTTCGTGACCCTTGGTGGCGCAATGGGAAATCCTGGAAAGGAGACACTGGCGGATTGGTTCAAGATTGAGAAGTACGAGGATGCATATAAATTTTACTATTGTCCCAATGTGTATTATGATGGAAGTTATCCATGCAGCGATATAGGGATATCTGAGGATGAATATGGTAATAAGCGTCTAACTCTCAGTGATGTTCCATACAAAGTTTGGTTCCAACATGCATGA
- the LOC112751525 gene encoding miraculin, producing MKITLFLALFVVLAIALSTKPLLGAAASAPETVLDTSGKKVRTSVNYYIVPGSYPYAGGITVASVNQTCPFNVIAGDSSNGPLPLYLLPVNEKKGVIRIHTDLNIFFSDGGVGCPDSTVWMLKDYDSSAAQKFVTLGGALGNPGKETLADWFKIEKYEDAYKLYYCPNVYYDGSYPCSDIGISEDEYGNKRLALSDVPYKVRFQLA from the coding sequence ATGAAGATCACATTATTTCTAGCATTGTTCGTCGTCCTAGCCATTGCCTTGAGCACAAAGCCACTTCTCGGAGCAGCGGCTTCTGCCCCGGAGACAGTGCTTGACACCTCCGGCAAAAAAGTCCGAACCAGTGTCAATTATTATATTGTCCCTGGTTCGTACCCTTATGCCGGAGGTATTACAGTTGCCAGTGTTAATCAAACTTGTCCATTTAACGTTATAGCCGGAGATTCTTCTAATGGTCCCCTGCCATTATATCTCTTACCCGTTAATGAGAAGAAAGGCGTTATTCGTATTCACACTGATCTTAACATTTTCTTCTCGGACGGCGGCGTAGGATGTCCCGATTCGACAGTGTGGATGCTTAAGGACTATGATTCTTCGGCCGCACAAAAGTTTGTGACCCTTGGTGGCGCATTGGGCAACCCTGGAAAGGAGACACTGGCGGATTGGTTCAAGATTGAGAAGTACGAGGATGCATATAAATTGTACTATTGTCCGAATGTGTACTATGATGGAAGTTATCCGTGCAGCGATATAGGGATATCTGAGGATGAATATGGTAATAAGCGTCTAGCTCTCAGTGATGTTCCGTACAAAGTTCGGTTCCAACTTGCATGA